Proteins encoded by one window of Petrotoga mexicana DSM 14811:
- a CDS encoding VIT1/CCC1 transporter family protein, which produces MEKSKIDSKTKKHLLNFQKAEITEHMIYKRLAGSTKDPKNKKVLESIANEELKHHDFWKSYTNEDVKPNYIKVIFYFILSKILGLTFSLKLMEKGEERAQISYEDVSGVVPEAKQIEEEEDKHEQELLGMIEEERLNYVGSIVLGLNDALVELTGALAGLTFALQNGIIIATSGLITGIAASLSMAASEYLSKRAENDERALKSAAYTGIAYIITVFFLILPYLLMPNKYFLSLIITLLTAVIIILVFNFYISVAKDLNFKSRFLEMAGISLGVAGLTFFIGFIVRITLGVSI; this is translated from the coding sequence AAAAACAAAAAAACATTTATTAAATTTCCAAAAGGCCGAGATAACGGAACATATGATTTATAAAAGGTTAGCTGGATCTACTAAAGATCCTAAAAATAAAAAAGTCTTAGAAAGCATAGCGAATGAAGAATTAAAACATCACGATTTTTGGAAAAGTTATACGAACGAAGATGTAAAACCAAATTACATAAAAGTTATATTCTATTTCATTCTTTCTAAAATACTTGGATTAACCTTCAGTTTGAAGCTTATGGAAAAGGGTGAAGAAAGGGCTCAGATCTCCTACGAAGATGTTTCCGGCGTAGTCCCAGAAGCAAAACAGATTGAGGAAGAAGAAGATAAGCATGAACAGGAACTTTTAGGAATGATAGAAGAAGAAAGATTGAATTATGTGGGATCGATTGTGCTGGGTTTAAACGATGCATTGGTCGAATTGACTGGTGCATTAGCTGGTTTGACCTTTGCCCTTCAAAACGGAATAATAATAGCTACATCTGGATTAATAACAGGGATAGCTGCATCATTGTCAATGGCGGCATCCGAGTATCTATCAAAAAGAGCAGAAAACGATGAAAGAGCATTAAAATCAGCAGCTTACACGGGAATCGCATATATAATTACCGTATTTTTTTTAATTCTTCCTTATTTGTTAATGCCAAATAAATATTTTTTAAGTTTAATTATAACTTTACTAACAGCTGTTATAATAATATTAGTTTTCAATTTTTATATCTCTGTAGCAAAGGATCTAAACTTCAAAAGTAGATTTCTTGAAATGGCAGGGATAAGTTTAGGTGTTGCAGGATTAACCTTTTTTATAGGCTTCATCGTTAGAATCACCTTGGGCGTTTCAATTTAA
- a CDS encoding methyl-accepting chemotaxis protein, whose amino-acid sequence MKRISTKIILSSTLLVIVLVTVISFVSIFRSTSLLEEYSLSGVENLTASLASDLVSQISIIEIVVDNYSDSAFLGFDPFIASFSNAEVIKFLDRAKDVPKNFSQKIEGNATSFIVFNPDMLRTKELYSLYYIEGEDKSLENEYIKLDDTFNLENKKYQWFFEARDKGEGVWTDIYFDEYLQTNVITYSVPYFDPEDGTFVGVAGMSFPLEYFANLIQKDLGYEKAYAYLVDDNFNVISHPLYESGKSIEGEITDYLETISSNTEGTFVERLNGEEFLTSYSKLSNGWILFLNLPQSEIYSEINSLTLLIILITIIGVIVAIVVAYFVGKGISKPIKDFSNVLLKFGEGNLDVKFESKSKDEVGEMAKSFSKMRDNLKDTIESIKDVSNRVETSSKELKETSQKFKNSAEEVLDEAKNIELISEDSASSVEEITSGIEEIASSAQSLSSAAQELSNSAEMTQSQANIGMESIHNIVKKIEVGVEQSKEAEENVSKLLEKAENIENIIQTINSITEQTNLLALNAAIEAARAGEAGRGFAVVADEIRKLAEESGKATDKIGNILEDLKKGTNNVNDVTNKTVNTIAEINDEALKVREQFEGILGEINGMISGVENVTASSQEQSASTQEMSSSMERIARTVNETSEKIKEIKMLMQSQSENAGSLNERAQELEKLSQNLNSAISKFKMSVE is encoded by the coding sequence TTGAAAAGAATCAGCACCAAGATTATTTTATCTTCAACCTTGTTGGTGATCGTCTTGGTAACCGTTATAAGTTTTGTATCAATTTTCAGATCCACTTCTCTTTTAGAAGAATACTCACTAAGCGGGGTAGAAAATTTAACTGCGAGTCTTGCATCTGATCTAGTTTCACAAATAAGTATTATCGAAATAGTCGTGGATAATTATAGTGACTCTGCCTTTTTGGGATTTGATCCTTTTATAGCAAGTTTTTCTAATGCTGAAGTGATAAAGTTTTTGGATAGAGCTAAGGATGTACCCAAGAATTTTTCGCAAAAAATAGAAGGTAATGCAACCTCTTTTATAGTTTTCAATCCAGATATGTTAAGGACAAAAGAATTGTACTCCCTTTACTACATTGAAGGCGAAGATAAAAGTTTAGAAAATGAATATATAAAATTAGACGATACTTTTAACCTGGAAAATAAAAAATATCAGTGGTTTTTTGAAGCAAGGGACAAAGGTGAAGGTGTTTGGACCGATATATACTTTGACGAATATTTACAGACTAACGTAATTACTTATTCTGTTCCTTATTTCGATCCAGAAGATGGGACTTTTGTTGGTGTTGCTGGGATGAGTTTTCCATTGGAATATTTTGCCAACCTCATTCAAAAAGATTTAGGATACGAAAAAGCATATGCCTACTTAGTAGATGATAATTTTAATGTAATTTCTCATCCTCTTTATGAATCTGGAAAGAGTATAGAAGGTGAAATAACAGATTACTTAGAAACAATAAGCTCCAATACAGAAGGGACTTTTGTAGAAAGACTAAATGGCGAAGAGTTTTTAACGAGTTATTCCAAGCTATCCAATGGCTGGATTTTGTTCCTAAATTTACCTCAGAGTGAAATATACAGTGAGATAAATAGTTTAACGTTGCTTATAATCCTAATAACCATAATAGGAGTTATTGTAGCAATAGTAGTCGCCTACTTTGTTGGAAAAGGTATTTCAAAACCAATAAAAGATTTTTCAAACGTTTTATTAAAATTCGGGGAAGGAAATTTGGATGTAAAATTCGAAAGCAAGTCCAAAGACGAAGTGGGTGAAATGGCTAAATCGTTCAGTAAGATGCGAGATAACTTAAAAGATACGATTGAAAGCATAAAAGATGTTTCTAACAGAGTTGAAACATCTTCAAAAGAATTAAAAGAAACCTCGCAAAAATTCAAAAATTCGGCAGAAGAAGTTCTCGACGAAGCAAAAAATATAGAGTTAATTTCGGAAGATAGTGCCTCTTCAGTTGAAGAGATTACATCCGGTATTGAAGAAATTGCCTCTTCAGCACAAAGTTTATCTTCCGCTGCACAAGAGTTATCCAATTCAGCTGAAATGACACAAAGCCAAGCTAATATAGGAATGGAAAGTATTCACAATATAGTAAAGAAAATAGAAGTTGGTGTAGAGCAATCCAAGGAAGCAGAAGAAAATGTTTCAAAACTTTTGGAAAAAGCAGAAAATATTGAAAATATTATTCAAACTATAAATTCCATAACCGAACAGACGAACCTGTTAGCGCTGAACGCAGCGATAGAAGCTGCAAGGGCTGGAGAAGCGGGAAGAGGATTCGCTGTTGTAGCAGATGAAATAAGAAAATTGGCAGAAGAAAGTGGTAAAGCAACGGACAAAATCGGCAACATTTTAGAGGACCTAAAAAAAGGTACAAACAATGTTAACGATGTAACCAATAAAACCGTAAATACTATTGCAGAAATAAATGATGAAGCCCTCAAGGTTCGAGAACAATTTGAAGGTATATTAGGTGAGATAAACGGGATGATTTCAGGGGTAGAAAACGTAACTGCTAGTTCGCAAGAGCAAAGTGCCAGTACGCAAGAGATGAGTTCTTCTATGGAAAGAATAGCTAGAACGGTAAATGAAACTAGCGAAAAAATTAAAGAAATTAAGATGTTGATGCAAAGTCAGTCTGAAAACGCTGGTTCACTTAATGAAAGAGCTCAAGAATTAGAAAAACTTTCTCAAAATCTCAACTCAGCCATTTCAAAATTCAAAATGAGTGTTGAATAA
- the secA gene encoding preprotein translocase subunit SecA yields MLFGLIDKNKSLLKKYSKIANKINELEESVKSLSDTELSGKTLEFKNRLKQGESLDDILPEAFAVVREASRRTVGMRHFDVQLMGGIALHEGKITEMKTGEGKTLVATLPIYLNALTGKNVHLATHNDYLAKRDANWMGPVYEYLGLSVGYIQANMDKEDRKKAYQADITYGTANEFGFDYLRDNLVYENTDKVQRGHYFTIVDEADSILIDEARTPLIISGPSDTPSELYRRFASLAKRFIVEKDYTIDEKQKTLALTEEGISKAEKLLSVDNLYDPSNIKYLFHLLNALKAINFFKRDKDYIVRDGEVVIVDEFTGRLLAGRRYSEGLHQAIEAKEGVKIKEESVTFATITFQNYFRMYEKLSGMTGTAKTEEDEFKAIYNTEVVVIPTNEPVIREDKNDLIFKTQKEKYQSIIDEIEKRNQKGQPVLVGTTSIENSEIISELLKKRGIKHEVLNAKYHEREAEIIAHAGEKNAVTIATNMAGRGTDIKLGEGVKELGGLFVLGTERHESRRIDNQLIGRSGRQGDPGESRFIISFEDDVLRLFGGDRMKNMMTALKIEEGQPIEHKMLSKVIRDAQKKIEGIHFSIRKRLYEFDSVMDKQRSVIYNHRDWILEQGNYDDHIKEIFTDVVERIVESSWDEVEEKYNKSSISEKLKQYLIISDIKGNTREEIEDEIFDLLWKRYQYKKEEFGEDFNKVAKFVMLRIIDEKWRHHLDSIEALKEAVGLRSYGQKDPVMEFKKESYILFDQMVDSIYDEIVNYLMRIAKVVPEKEEREAKRIYASLNFVHNNVSAVDESNDNGRSKSKNITKPSNKIKKRYKVKR; encoded by the coding sequence ATGCTTTTTGGACTGATAGACAAGAATAAAAGTTTACTTAAAAAATATTCAAAGATCGCAAATAAAATAAATGAATTGGAAGAAAGCGTGAAATCTCTCAGCGACACTGAATTATCTGGTAAGACCTTGGAATTTAAAAACAGGTTAAAACAAGGTGAGAGTTTGGATGATATCTTACCCGAAGCCTTTGCTGTCGTAAGAGAAGCCTCACGAAGAACAGTAGGCATGCGGCATTTCGATGTACAGTTAATGGGAGGCATAGCTTTACATGAGGGTAAGATAACCGAGATGAAAACTGGGGAAGGAAAGACTTTAGTTGCAACCCTTCCAATATATCTAAATGCCTTAACAGGAAAAAATGTTCATCTGGCTACACATAATGATTATCTGGCTAAAAGAGATGCGAATTGGATGGGACCGGTTTATGAGTATCTAGGTTTGAGCGTAGGATACATTCAAGCCAACATGGACAAAGAAGATAGAAAAAAAGCGTATCAAGCTGATATAACTTACGGAACTGCTAATGAGTTTGGATTTGATTATTTAAGGGATAATTTAGTTTACGAAAATACCGACAAAGTTCAAAGAGGCCATTACTTTACAATAGTTGATGAAGCTGACTCCATTTTAATAGATGAAGCAAGGACACCGTTAATCATTTCGGGTCCTTCGGATACTCCCTCCGAACTTTACAGAAGATTTGCCTCTTTGGCGAAGAGATTCATAGTCGAAAAAGATTACACTATCGATGAAAAACAAAAGACTTTGGCATTAACTGAAGAAGGGATAAGCAAGGCAGAAAAACTGTTATCCGTCGATAATTTATACGATCCAAGCAACATTAAGTATTTGTTTCATCTTTTGAACGCCTTAAAAGCAATAAATTTTTTCAAAAGAGATAAAGATTATATCGTTCGCGATGGAGAAGTTGTCATCGTTGATGAATTTACAGGAAGATTGTTAGCTGGAAGAAGGTATTCAGAAGGATTGCACCAAGCTATAGAAGCAAAAGAAGGAGTAAAAATAAAAGAAGAGAGTGTAACCTTTGCCACAATAACTTTCCAAAATTATTTTAGGATGTACGAAAAATTATCAGGTATGACTGGAACTGCGAAAACTGAGGAAGACGAGTTCAAAGCGATCTACAACACGGAAGTTGTTGTTATCCCTACCAACGAACCTGTTATTAGGGAAGATAAAAACGATTTAATTTTTAAAACCCAAAAAGAAAAATATCAATCAATAATTGATGAAATAGAAAAGCGTAACCAAAAAGGTCAACCCGTATTAGTTGGAACTACATCCATTGAAAACAGTGAAATCATAAGTGAACTACTGAAAAAAAGAGGAATAAAGCATGAAGTTTTGAATGCAAAATACCACGAACGGGAAGCAGAAATTATCGCTCATGCAGGAGAAAAAAACGCCGTTACCATAGCCACGAATATGGCGGGTAGAGGTACCGATATTAAATTGGGAGAAGGGGTCAAAGAGCTTGGAGGTCTTTTTGTTTTAGGTACAGAAAGACATGAAAGCAGAAGAATAGACAACCAATTAATAGGAAGATCTGGTAGACAAGGGGATCCTGGTGAATCAAGATTTATTATCTCTTTTGAGGATGATGTATTACGATTGTTCGGTGGGGACAGAATGAAAAACATGATGACCGCCTTAAAAATAGAAGAAGGTCAACCCATTGAACATAAAATGCTCAGTAAAGTTATTCGGGATGCACAAAAGAAAATTGAAGGAATACACTTCTCGATAAGAAAAAGATTGTACGAATTCGACTCTGTAATGGACAAACAAAGATCTGTAATATACAACCATAGGGATTGGATCCTTGAACAAGGCAACTATGATGATCACATAAAAGAAATCTTTACGGATGTTGTGGAAAGAATAGTGGAATCCTCATGGGACGAAGTTGAAGAAAAATACAACAAAAGTAGTATTTCAGAAAAGTTGAAACAATATTTAATAATTTCTGACATAAAGGGGAACACGCGTGAGGAAATAGAGGATGAAATTTTTGATTTACTTTGGAAAAGATATCAATACAAAAAAGAAGAGTTTGGAGAAGATTTTAATAAAGTCGCAAAATTTGTTATGTTAAGAATAATAGATGAAAAATGGAGGCACCATTTAGATTCTATCGAAGCGCTAAAGGAAGCTGTAGGATTAAGATCGTATGGTCAAAAAGACCCTGTTATGGAATTTAAAAAAGAATCGTATATACTTTTTGACCAGATGGTTGACAGTATATATGACGAAATAGTCAATTATTTAATGAGAATAGCAAAAGTAGTTCCAGAAAAAGAAGAAAGGGAAGCAAAAAGAATATACGCCAGCTTGAACTTTGTACATAACAACGTATCAGCGGTTGATGAATCGAACGATAATGGGAGATCTAAAAGTAAAAATATCACTAAACCATCCAACAAGATTAAAAAAAGGTATAAAGTTAAGAGATAG
- the prfB gene encoding peptide chain release factor 2: MIEYETKVKIDELKENFEDLKGIFDIDKAEEEVKKLDKEMMEPNFWNDQNRAKKVSKMAQNLKDEIDEFKKLENDFEELEIAVELSEDDPSMTAQVEAILKVIEKKIGSFRLRMLLSEEYDDANAFLSLHPGAGGTESQDWASMLLRMYTRWADKNNYDIETIDFQEGDEAGIKSATIKISGPYAYGKLKYESGVHRLVRISPFDANGRRHTSFASISVMPEFDENVEIEINPDDLKIDTYRSGGAGGQHVNKTDSAVRITHLPTGIVVAVQNERSQHQNKATALKILKAKLYELEHQKKLEERLKLRGEVKDISWGNQIRSYVLYPYTLVKDLRTEYETSNAQAVLDGEIDEFIEEELLFFAKYK; encoded by the coding sequence ATGATAGAGTACGAAACGAAGGTTAAAATAGATGAATTGAAAGAAAACTTTGAAGATTTAAAAGGAATTTTTGATATAGATAAAGCAGAAGAAGAAGTTAAAAAACTTGACAAAGAAATGATGGAGCCAAACTTTTGGAATGATCAGAATAGAGCCAAAAAGGTCTCCAAAATGGCACAAAATTTAAAAGATGAAATAGATGAATTCAAAAAATTGGAGAACGATTTTGAGGAATTAGAAATAGCGGTTGAATTATCAGAGGATGATCCATCAATGACCGCCCAAGTTGAAGCAATTTTAAAAGTTATTGAAAAAAAGATCGGTTCTTTTCGATTAAGGATGTTATTATCCGAAGAATATGATGACGCAAATGCATTTCTTAGCCTACATCCTGGTGCGGGAGGAACAGAATCGCAGGATTGGGCATCTATGCTATTGAGGATGTACACTCGATGGGCAGATAAAAATAATTATGACATTGAAACTATAGACTTTCAAGAAGGAGACGAAGCAGGAATAAAAAGCGCAACCATAAAAATTTCAGGTCCCTATGCTTACGGTAAATTAAAGTATGAAAGTGGTGTACATCGACTAGTGAGAATTTCTCCATTTGACGCCAATGGAAGAAGGCACACTTCTTTTGCATCGATATCTGTGATGCCAGAATTTGATGAAAATGTTGAGATAGAAATAAATCCAGATGATCTGAAAATAGATACGTATAGATCAGGTGGAGCAGGGGGCCAACATGTTAATAAAACAGATTCAGCAGTAAGGATTACTCATTTACCAACAGGTATAGTTGTAGCGGTACAAAACGAGCGTTCACAACATCAAAACAAAGCCACCGCTTTAAAAATTTTAAAGGCAAAATTATATGAGTTAGAACATCAGAAAAAATTAGAAGAAAGATTAAAATTACGTGGGGAAGTAAAGGATATTTCCTGGGGTAATCAGATTAGATCTTATGTTCTTTATCCATATACTTTAGTTAAAGACTTAAGAACAGAGTATGAAACCTCTAACGCTCAAGCTGTATTGGATGGAGAAATAGATGAATTCATAGAAGAAGAACTGTTATTTTTTGCAAAATACAAGTGA
- the rsmH gene encoding 16S rRNA (cytosine(1402)-N(4))-methyltransferase RsmH, translated as MVRKYDDFHKSVMVEEVLSYLITKKDGIYVDCTAGEGGHIKAILEFTDKMARIIGVDVDYEVLEIAEQRLKDLSDNVVLIKSSYKDIDMVLRGLGIDKVDGFLMDLGVSTFQLKGENRGFSFTKDEPLDMRMDNQAKKDAAYIVNNYSQEELRRIIFEYGEEKRFAHSISKSIVRNRPINTTQELVNAIRKGLPSTQVYERHRHFATKTFQALRIEVNEELKNIEETLAKFENFLKVGARVAVITFHSLEDRIVKNFFKNNEKYDFLTPKPILPTQEEIKNNPRSRSAKLRVAEYVGA; from the coding sequence ATAGTAAGAAAATACGATGATTTTCATAAAAGTGTAATGGTGGAGGAAGTCTTATCTTATTTGATAACTAAAAAAGACGGCATTTATGTTGATTGCACTGCTGGTGAAGGTGGACATATAAAAGCTATTTTAGAATTCACTGATAAGATGGCTAGAATAATTGGAGTCGATGTGGATTATGAGGTCTTGGAAATCGCAGAACAAAGGTTAAAAGACTTATCGGATAACGTAGTATTGATTAAATCATCTTATAAAGATATAGACATGGTTTTGAGAGGTTTAGGTATTGATAAAGTTGATGGTTTTTTAATGGATTTAGGGGTTTCTACCTTTCAGTTAAAAGGTGAAAATAGAGGATTTTCTTTTACTAAAGACGAACCGTTAGACATGAGAATGGATAACCAAGCGAAAAAAGATGCAGCGTACATAGTTAACAATTATTCACAAGAAGAACTCAGACGCATCATTTTTGAGTATGGGGAGGAAAAAAGGTTTGCTCACAGTATTTCAAAAAGCATTGTAAGAAACAGACCTATAAATACCACACAAGAATTAGTAAACGCTATTAGAAAAGGACTACCTAGTACGCAAGTTTACGAAAGGCACAGACATTTTGCCACCAAAACTTTCCAAGCTCTGAGAATAGAAGTTAATGAAGAATTAAAAAATATCGAAGAAACCCTTGCTAAATTTGAAAATTTTTTAAAGGTTGGAGCAAGAGTAGCTGTAATAACCTTTCATTCACTGGAAGATAGGATTGTCAAAAATTTTTTCAAAAATAATGAAAAATATGATTTTCTCACTCCCAAACCTATTTTACCTACGCAAGAAGAAATTAAAAACAATCCAAGAAGCAGGAGTGCCAAATTGAGGGTGGCTGAGTATGTAGGGGCTTAA
- a CDS encoding penicillin-binding transpeptidase domain-containing protein: MKHKWLIFTFLFLSGYVFLIILTFVYNNSLAQDFNEFSASLENNKYSQLVDSNGNMIVYNQEKYEAWIDLDFMKSQNDFKKNKYILNQRFSEEQIENIKFLKWGTYDTYEEAYIDLGILNKYSRIYPVTQRVYNELFSLDLLIGKANKASYGIEPFLLDNGILNSQKTTSLSIDLKMQQIAYEELLNTVKKESAEGGVIVIMESKTGKIKSSVSLYPWNIAYMGYIEPGSTLKPLLISTALDEHIINPNDKFYSGYEYYPTGKKNFKVTESQGYGMGEIGLKETLSYSSNIAIAQIMGKILEEFSNQWLYQKLLTYGFGKKTGIEFKGEINGVVPYPDDWYEITPFQIALGQGIGITPIQLVSAFNIIPNGGKYVQPTFLEEKEISERQVISEPTAKMVKDWLSYTVIEGTAQKAYKEGLRIGGKTGTAQKAESGIGYVEGSYYSLFVGFYPVVDPIYTAVVVIDNPKEEFYGGEVAAPVLTNIFYRYAKESNTIQNQKVFYKDIMPDLIGYPITEAYNVLLNLGIKENNVIITGNGDTVVSQSIPPYKYLNDQEVIQLHTID; encoded by the coding sequence ATGAAACACAAATGGTTAATCTTTACCTTCCTTTTTCTTTCAGGATATGTTTTTCTTATTATCCTTACTTTTGTGTATAATAACTCTCTGGCACAGGACTTTAACGAATTTTCAGCTTCATTAGAAAACAATAAATATTCACAACTTGTGGATTCTAATGGAAATATGATTGTATATAACCAAGAAAAATATGAAGCTTGGATAGATTTAGATTTTATGAAATCACAAAACGACTTTAAAAAAAATAAATATATACTGAATCAAAGGTTTAGTGAGGAACAAATAGAAAACATAAAATTTTTAAAATGGGGAACATATGATACCTATGAAGAAGCTTATATCGATCTGGGAATTTTAAACAAATACTCTAGAATATACCCTGTTACTCAACGTGTTTACAATGAATTGTTCTCTCTTGATTTACTAATTGGAAAAGCGAATAAAGCCTCCTATGGAATCGAACCTTTTTTATTAGATAATGGAATTTTAAATAGTCAAAAAACAACAAGTTTAAGTATAGATTTGAAAATGCAACAAATAGCATATGAAGAACTTCTAAATACTGTAAAAAAAGAATCCGCAGAAGGCGGAGTTATTGTTATTATGGAGAGTAAAACAGGTAAAATTAAATCGAGTGTTTCGCTTTATCCTTGGAATATTGCTTATATGGGGTATATAGAACCAGGTTCTACACTTAAACCACTGTTAATCTCTACAGCGCTCGATGAACATATAATAAATCCTAACGATAAATTTTATTCTGGCTACGAATACTACCCTACAGGCAAAAAAAACTTTAAGGTGACCGAATCCCAAGGCTATGGAATGGGAGAAATCGGGCTCAAAGAAACTCTATCCTATTCCTCAAATATAGCGATAGCACAGATAATGGGAAAAATACTTGAAGAATTTTCTAATCAATGGCTTTATCAGAAACTTTTAACCTATGGTTTTGGGAAAAAAACAGGGATAGAATTCAAAGGAGAAATCAACGGAGTAGTCCCTTATCCGGATGATTGGTATGAAATAACCCCTTTTCAGATTGCTTTAGGTCAAGGGATTGGGATTACACCTATACAGTTAGTATCAGCTTTCAACATAATTCCTAACGGTGGAAAGTATGTACAACCAACTTTTTTAGAAGAAAAAGAAATCTCAGAAAGACAAGTTATATCTGAACCTACCGCTAAAATGGTAAAAGATTGGTTGAGTTATACAGTCATAGAAGGAACCGCACAAAAAGCCTATAAGGAAGGTTTAAGAATAGGTGGAAAGACTGGTACAGCCCAAAAGGCGGAAAGTGGCATAGGATACGTTGAAGGTAGCTATTATTCGTTGTTTGTTGGTTTTTATCCTGTTGTTGATCCCATATATACTGCTGTAGTTGTTATCGATAATCCTAAAGAAGAATTTTATGGTGGAGAAGTAGCTGCACCTGTTTTAACTAACATTTTTTATAGATATGCTAAAGAAAGTAACACAATCCAAAATCAAAAAGTTTTTTATAAAGATATTATGCCAGATTTGATTGGTTATCCTATAACCGAAGCTTACAACGTCCTGTTGAACTTAGGAATAAAAGAAAACAATGTAATAATCACTGGTAATGGGGACACCGTTGTTTCACAATCTATCCCACCATATAAGTATCTAAATGATCAAGAAGTCATTCAACTTCACACAATCGACTGA
- a CDS encoding DNA polymerase III subunit delta, with product MQKILILGNSTIQKRLTIEEIIKKSPNAEIVTLSPENYVDEDINNLFTMGSIFSTNRIIVITDFNSFKIPYQEKISSLLKHYENTFEGTLILDIQKENKYLKEINFDKKIETMIPPPWKDELWIEMLKDFANKLSKQLNDETAEKIIQFVGKNEDLLYEEIKKLSIYSDMEIISIKDVEDVSTYFSTANYEELCYDLATKKLSNSLIKLQSIVKSSSFSPIALANYLYKYFLDLYAVILNGERKTNYNWSEVMKISKESMVSQQRVASFLGFNFKNDKVKKINVEKLYSPTSIEKIIIYIEELDRSLKTGGEPKVLFPKLFEEICSA from the coding sequence TTGCAAAAAATATTAATATTGGGAAACTCTACTATACAAAAAAGGCTTACAATCGAAGAAATTATTAAGAAATCCCCAAACGCTGAAATAGTTACCTTATCGCCAGAAAATTATGTAGATGAAGACATCAACAACCTTTTTACTATGGGGAGTATCTTTTCCACAAACAGAATCATAGTAATTACAGATTTCAATTCTTTCAAAATCCCCTATCAAGAAAAGATATCTTCCTTACTGAAACATTATGAAAATACTTTTGAAGGCACACTCATTTTGGATATTCAAAAGGAAAATAAATATCTAAAAGAAATAAATTTTGATAAAAAAATAGAGACAATGATTCCTCCCCCTTGGAAAGATGAACTGTGGATAGAAATGCTTAAAGATTTTGCAAACAAGTTAAGCAAACAATTAAATGATGAAACAGCCGAGAAAATAATACAATTTGTGGGGAAAAATGAGGATTTGTTGTATGAAGAAATTAAAAAACTTTCCATATATTCCGATATGGAAATTATATCTATAAAAGATGTTGAAGATGTTTCTACTTATTTTTCTACAGCGAATTACGAAGAACTTTGCTATGATTTAGCAACAAAGAAATTATCAAATTCCCTAATAAAGCTGCAGTCGATTGTAAAATCTTCTTCATTCTCCCCAATTGCCCTAGCAAATTATTTATATAAATACTTTTTGGATCTATATGCCGTGATACTAAATGGGGAAAGAAAGACTAATTACAATTGGTCTGAAGTTATGAAAATCAGTAAAGAAAGCATGGTTTCACAACAACGAGTAGCTTCCTTCTTAGGATTCAATTTTAAAAACGACAAAGTAAAAAAAATTAATGTTGAGAAACTCTACTCCCCTACTTCTATAGAAAAAATAATAATATATATAGAAGAATTGGATAGATCCTTAAAAACAGGTGGTGAACCAAAAGTACTCTTCCCAAAATTATTTGAAGAAATATGTTCAGCGTAA